A region from the Pseudonocardia petroleophila genome encodes:
- the smc gene encoding chromosome segregation protein SMC, whose translation MHLKSLTLKGFKSFASATTLRLEPGITCVVGPNGSGKSNVVDAISWVLGEQGAKALRGGKMEDVIFAGTSGRAPLGRAEVTLTIDNSDGALPIEYSEVSITRRMFRDGAGEYEINGSACRLLDIQELLSDSGIGREMHVIVGQGQLDSVLQSKPEDRRAYIEEAAGVLKHRKRKEKALRKLDAMQANLTRLTDLTAELRRQLKPLGRQAEIARKAQSVQADLRDARLRLSADDLVTLRDSLAREEADESQARARRAEVEEQLSVARVEQERLETALAADAPRLAAAQDTWYRLSALAERLSGTVRLAQERGRHLAASAEERAPGRDPDQLDAEADAVAEQEDELLAAVTEARGLLAELLETRAEHERTLADADRAHRAAVRALADRRAGLATLAGRAEAMRSTAAATADEIERLSDALAEAEDRTAAAQSELDAAGDAADSGEVPADLEQRRVTAVEAHEGTRRRVAELVGQEREAEKQRAHWRARVDALSVGLARRDGSASLLGEDGVLGALSGLVTVQPWARTAVAAVLGELADAVAVADPAAAVAALRLLRARDAGRAALVVGAPSLQEGHLHAAGPRDGGLPATARWVADGVSASGDVGAAVQRLLSGVVLVESLDLAATVVAADPALTAVTAEGDVLGAARASGGSGTATSALDVQAAVDEAVQARDRVEEELGRLRPALEGARAEEAARLADVEAARREQNAAEQRRSAASAQLGRMEQAVRSAAAEAQRLRERRDAVEARRSDALLALEAAEQQLAVAEDEPVDDEPDTELRDAAADALETARSSEVDARLSLRTAEERARAISGRAESLRRQASSERLARQRAAAARESRERGAAVAALVVAAGETACARIAQSLAAAAAERDAAAAARDARERELGEARLTAQRLTALMEKLTDTVHRDEVLRAQSRLRLEQLTEKVLADHGIGVDDLVAEYGPDTPVPASLAEVAEYEAARERGEDVTEPPAMPYDRATQERRASRAEKDLALLGRVNPLALEEFAALEERYRFLSTQLEDLKNTRRDLLTVVREVDDKILEVFAEAYHDVAREFAIVFDTLFPGGEGRLVLTDPEDMLTTGVEVEARPPGKKVKRLSLLSGGERSLTAMALLVAIFRARPSPFYILDEIEAALDDVNLRRLISLMEELRSTSQLIVITHQKPTMEVADALYGVAMRGDGITTVISQRLRPAS comes from the coding sequence GTGCACCTCAAGAGCCTGACGCTGAAGGGCTTCAAGTCCTTCGCCTCGGCCACGACGCTGCGCCTCGAACCCGGGATCACCTGCGTCGTCGGCCCGAACGGGTCGGGCAAGTCCAACGTCGTCGACGCGATCAGCTGGGTGCTCGGCGAGCAGGGGGCGAAGGCGCTGCGCGGCGGGAAGATGGAGGACGTCATCTTCGCCGGCACCTCCGGGCGCGCGCCACTGGGCCGCGCCGAGGTGACCCTGACGATCGACAACTCCGACGGCGCGCTGCCCATCGAGTACTCCGAGGTGTCGATCACGCGGCGGATGTTCCGCGACGGCGCGGGCGAGTACGAGATCAACGGCTCGGCGTGCCGGCTGCTCGACATCCAGGAACTCCTGTCGGACTCCGGCATCGGCCGCGAGATGCACGTCATCGTCGGGCAGGGCCAGCTCGACTCCGTGCTGCAGAGCAAGCCCGAGGACCGCCGCGCCTACATCGAGGAGGCCGCGGGGGTCCTCAAGCACCGCAAGCGCAAGGAGAAGGCCCTCCGCAAGCTCGACGCGATGCAGGCCAACCTCACCCGGCTCACCGACCTCACCGCCGAGCTGCGCCGCCAGCTCAAGCCGCTGGGCCGGCAGGCCGAGATCGCGCGCAAGGCGCAGAGCGTGCAGGCCGACCTGCGCGACGCCCGGCTGCGCCTGTCCGCCGACGACCTGGTGACGCTGCGCGACTCGCTCGCGCGCGAGGAGGCCGACGAGTCCCAGGCCCGGGCGCGGCGGGCGGAGGTCGAGGAGCAGCTGTCGGTCGCGCGCGTCGAGCAGGAGCGGCTGGAGACCGCGCTCGCCGCCGACGCCCCGCGCCTGGCCGCCGCGCAGGACACCTGGTACCGGCTCTCCGCGCTGGCCGAGCGCCTGTCCGGCACGGTCCGGCTCGCGCAGGAGCGCGGCCGGCACCTCGCCGCGTCGGCCGAGGAGCGGGCGCCCGGCCGCGACCCCGACCAGCTCGACGCCGAGGCCGACGCCGTCGCCGAGCAGGAGGACGAGCTGCTGGCGGCCGTCACCGAGGCCCGCGGCCTGCTCGCCGAGCTGCTGGAGACCCGCGCCGAGCACGAGCGCACCCTCGCCGACGCCGACCGCGCGCACCGGGCCGCGGTCCGGGCGCTGGCCGACCGCCGCGCCGGCCTCGCCACCCTCGCCGGTCGCGCCGAGGCGATGCGCAGCACCGCGGCCGCCACCGCCGACGAGATCGAGCGGCTCTCCGACGCGCTCGCCGAGGCCGAGGACCGTACGGCCGCGGCGCAGTCGGAGCTGGACGCCGCGGGGGACGCCGCCGACTCCGGGGAGGTGCCCGCCGACCTGGAGCAGCGCCGGGTCACCGCGGTCGAGGCGCACGAGGGCACCCGCAGGCGGGTCGCGGAGCTGGTGGGCCAGGAGCGCGAGGCGGAGAAGCAGCGCGCGCACTGGCGGGCCCGGGTCGACGCGCTGTCGGTGGGGCTGGCCCGCAGGGACGGCTCGGCGTCGCTGCTCGGGGAGGACGGGGTGCTGGGGGCCCTGTCCGGCCTCGTGACGGTGCAGCCCTGGGCCCGCACCGCGGTGGCGGCGGTGCTCGGCGAGCTGGCCGACGCGGTGGCGGTGGCCGACCCGGCGGCGGCGGTGGCGGCGCTGCGGCTGCTCCGGGCCCGGGACGCGGGGCGGGCGGCGCTGGTGGTGGGGGCCCCGTCGCTGCAGGAAGGCCACCTTCATGCAGCCGGACCGCGTGATGGTGGCCTTCCTGCAACGGCGCGGTGGGTGGCCGACGGCGTCTCCGCGTCCGGGGACGTGGGCGCGGCCGTGCAGCGGTTGCTGTCCGGGGTGGTGCTCGTCGAGTCGCTCGACCTCGCCGCGACCGTCGTCGCCGCCGACCCCGCGCTGACCGCCGTCACCGCCGAGGGTGACGTGCTCGGCGCCGCCCGGGCGTCGGGCGGATCCGGCACGGCGACCAGCGCGCTCGACGTGCAGGCCGCCGTCGACGAGGCCGTGCAGGCCCGCGACCGCGTGGAGGAGGAGCTCGGCCGGCTGCGCCCGGCGCTGGAGGGGGCGCGGGCGGAGGAGGCGGCGCGGCTGGCCGACGTCGAGGCCGCGCGCCGGGAGCAGAACGCCGCCGAGCAGCGCCGGTCCGCCGCGTCCGCGCAGCTCGGACGGATGGAGCAGGCCGTGCGGTCGGCTGCCGCCGAGGCCCAGCGGCTGCGCGAGCGCCGCGACGCCGTCGAGGCCCGCCGCTCCGACGCCCTGCTCGCGCTCGAGGCCGCCGAGCAGCAGCTCGCCGTGGCCGAGGACGAGCCGGTCGACGACGAGCCCGACACCGAGCTCCGCGACGCCGCCGCCGACGCGCTGGAGACCGCCCGCAGCTCCGAGGTCGACGCGCGCCTGTCGCTGCGCACCGCGGAGGAGCGGGCCCGCGCGATCTCGGGGCGGGCGGAGTCGCTGCGGCGCCAGGCGTCGTCGGAGCGGCTGGCCCGGCAGCGCGCCGCCGCGGCCCGCGAGTCGCGCGAGCGCGGGGCCGCGGTGGCCGCGCTCGTCGTCGCGGCGGGGGAGACGGCGTGCGCGCGCATCGCGCAGTCCCTCGCCGCGGCCGCCGCCGAGCGCGACGCGGCGGCCGCCGCCCGCGACGCCCGCGAGCGCGAGCTGGGGGAGGCCCGGCTCACCGCGCAGCGGCTCACCGCGCTGATGGAGAAGCTCACCGACACGGTGCACCGCGACGAGGTGCTGCGCGCGCAGTCGAGGCTGCGGCTGGAGCAGCTGACGGAGAAGGTGCTCGCCGACCACGGGATCGGCGTCGACGACCTCGTCGCGGAGTACGGCCCCGACACCCCCGTCCCGGCGTCGCTCGCCGAGGTCGCCGAGTACGAGGCGGCCCGGGAGCGCGGCGAGGACGTCACCGAGCCCCCGGCCATGCCCTACGACCGCGCCACGCAGGAGCGCCGGGCGTCGCGGGCGGAGAAGGACCTCGCGCTGCTCGGCCGCGTCAACCCCCTCGCGCTGGAGGAGTTCGCGGCGCTGGAGGAGCGCTACCGCTTCCTGTCGACGCAGCTCGAGGACCTCAAGAACACCCGGCGCGACCTGCTCACCGTGGTCCGCGAGGTCGACGACAAGATCCTCGAGGTGTTCGCGGAGGCCTACCACGACGTCGCCCGCGAGTTCGCGATCGTGTTCGACACGCTGTTCCCCGGCGGCGAGGGCCGGCTCGTGCTCACCGACCCCGAGGACATGCTGACCACCGGCGTCGAGGTCGAGGCCCGCCCGCCCGGGAAGAAGGTCAAGCGGCTGTCGCTGCTGTCGGGGGGCGAGCGATCGCTGACCGCGATGGCGCTGCTCGTGGCGATCTTCCGCGCCCGCCCGTCGCCGTTCTACATCCTCGACGAGATCGAGGCCGCCCTGGACGACGTCAACCTCCGCCGCCTGATCAGCCTGATGGAGGAGCTGCGCTCGACCAGCCAGCTCATCGTCATCACGCACCAGAAGCCGACGATGGAGGTCGCGGACGCGCTCTACGGCGTCGCGATGCGGGGGGACGGGATCACGACGGTGATCAGCCAGCGGTTGCGGCCGGCCTCCTGA
- a CDS encoding MFS transporter, producing MTTTDRRTAELQRRIVAVLVVAQVLGGIGVATGIALASLTAADLSGSDVVGGAALTAMVVGTALAALPVSRLAARSGRRPALVLGYGAGAVGAAGAVGALALGSWPLLLVALVPFGAASAAGLAARFAATDLAEPGARARALAVVVWAVTVGAVAGPNLAGPMQAVAAGLGMVPATGPFLLAAVAFAAAAAVVGAGLRPDPLLLARAREALAAAPPAPGRGAWAAAREHPAALLAIGAIAVSHLLMVGLMSLTPVHMDHGGASVSLVGLVISLHVAGMYVLSPVFGALADRWGRRPVLAVGAALLVTAGLVAGPAAPTDPVVLAVGLVALGLGWSAALVAGSALLTDAVPLADRARVQGLSDVTMNVAGACGGVLAGVVVAVGDFGALGFSVAALAVGLLAVVVAGGRRAGALR from the coding sequence GTGACCACGACGGATCGCCGGACCGCGGAGCTGCAGCGACGGATCGTCGCGGTGCTGGTGGTGGCGCAGGTCCTGGGCGGGATCGGGGTGGCCACGGGGATCGCGCTGGCGAGCCTGACCGCCGCGGACCTCTCGGGCTCGGACGTGGTCGGCGGTGCCGCGCTCACCGCGATGGTCGTCGGCACGGCGCTCGCGGCGCTGCCCGTCTCGCGGCTCGCCGCGCGCTCCGGTCGGCGGCCGGCGCTGGTACTCGGGTACGGGGCGGGGGCGGTGGGCGCGGCCGGGGCCGTCGGTGCGCTGGCGCTGGGCAGCTGGCCGCTGCTGCTGGTGGCGCTGGTGCCCTTCGGTGCGGCGTCGGCCGCGGGGCTCGCGGCGCGGTTCGCGGCCACCGACCTGGCGGAGCCCGGCGCCCGGGCCCGCGCGCTCGCCGTCGTGGTGTGGGCGGTGACGGTCGGCGCCGTCGCCGGGCCCAACCTGGCCGGGCCGATGCAGGCCGTCGCGGCCGGGCTGGGGATGGTGCCGGCGACCGGCCCGTTCCTGCTCGCCGCGGTGGCCTTCGCGGCCGCCGCGGCGGTCGTCGGGGCGGGGCTGCGGCCGGACCCCCTGCTGCTGGCCCGCGCGCGGGAGGCGCTGGCCGCCGCCCCGCCGGCGCCCGGGCGCGGGGCGTGGGCCGCGGCGCGCGAGCACCCCGCGGCGCTGCTCGCGATCGGGGCGATCGCCGTCTCGCACCTGCTGATGGTCGGGCTGATGTCGCTGACGCCGGTGCACATGGACCACGGCGGCGCGTCGGTGTCGCTCGTCGGGCTGGTCATCAGCCTGCACGTCGCCGGCATGTACGTGCTCAGCCCCGTGTTCGGCGCCCTCGCCGACCGCTGGGGCAGGCGGCCGGTGCTCGCCGTCGGCGCGGCGCTGCTCGTCACGGCGGGCCTGGTCGCCGGGCCGGCCGCACCCACCGACCCCGTCGTGCTGGCGGTGGGCCTCGTCGCGCTCGGGCTGGGCTGGTCCGCGGCGCTGGTCGCCGGGTCGGCCCTGCTCACCGACGCGGTGCCGCTCGCCGACCGGGCCAGGGTCCAGGGGCTCTCCGACGTCACGATGAACGTCGCCGGGGCGTGCGGGGGCGTGCTCGCCGGGGTGGTGGTCGCCGTCGGCGACTTCGGTGCGCTGGGGTTCTCGGTCGCCGCCCTCGCGGTGGGGCTGCTGGCGGTCGTCGTCGCGGGCGGGCGGCGGGCGGGGGCGCTCCGCTAG
- a CDS encoding acylphosphatase: MSTNSRSAVRLTAWVHGHVQGVGFRWWTRCRARELHLVGEARNLRDGRVAVTAEGDRRSCERLLALLRGDRTPGRVDEVVEQWGEAKGGFDGFVEA, encoded by the coding sequence GTGAGCACCAACAGCCGTTCCGCCGTCCGGCTCACCGCGTGGGTCCACGGCCACGTCCAGGGAGTCGGGTTCCGATGGTGGACCCGCTGCCGGGCGCGCGAGCTGCACCTCGTCGGCGAGGCCCGCAACCTGCGCGACGGCCGTGTCGCCGTGACCGCGGAGGGTGATCGCCGGTCGTGCGAACGGCTGCTCGCGCTCCTGCGCGGCGACCGGACGCCCGGGCGCGTCGACGAGGTGGTCGAGCAGTGGGGCGAGGCGAAGGGCGGGTTCGACGGGTTCGTCGAGGCCTGA
- a CDS encoding CAP domain-containing protein codes for MISPGRRAAPLLAGLAAGAVLIGTVAAVAPSAALPDAVTTALGTPLTAPVPPTPPTRPTPPPRPTIRVPFPAPAIPTTTPAPATTAAPTTTPEPTTAPEPTTTAPQRSAGGPAAQVVELTNAERVDAGCAPLAGDPRLAAAAQGHAEDMSAHGYFDHVSRDGRRFDDRISAEGHPSPGGENIARGQESAAEVVQGWMNSPGHRRNILDCDFTTIGVGFADDGNYWVQNFGF; via the coding sequence GTGATCAGCCCCGGGCGCCGCGCGGCACCCCTGCTCGCCGGGCTCGCGGCCGGTGCCGTCCTGATCGGGACCGTCGCCGCCGTCGCCCCGTCCGCCGCGCTGCCCGACGCCGTCACCACCGCGCTGGGCACGCCGCTGACGGCCCCCGTCCCGCCGACCCCGCCGACGCGACCCACGCCGCCGCCGCGCCCGACGATCAGGGTCCCCTTCCCGGCCCCGGCGATCCCGACGACGACGCCCGCACCGGCCACCACCGCGGCCCCGACCACCACCCCGGAGCCGACGACCGCGCCCGAGCCGACGACGACCGCGCCGCAGCGCAGCGCGGGCGGCCCGGCGGCGCAGGTCGTGGAGCTCACCAACGCCGAGCGCGTCGACGCCGGCTGCGCGCCGCTGGCCGGCGACCCCCGGCTCGCGGCCGCCGCGCAGGGGCACGCGGAGGACATGTCGGCCCACGGCTACTTCGACCACGTCAGCCGGGACGGGCGCCGGTTCGACGACCGGATCAGCGCCGAGGGCCACCCCTCCCCCGGCGGCGAGAACATCGCGCGCGGCCAGGAGAGCGCGGCGGAGGTCGTGCAGGGCTGGATGAACTCCCCCGGCCACCGCCGCAACATCCTCGACTGCGACTTCACGACCATCGGCGTCGGGTTCGCCGACGACGGGAACTACTGGGTGCAGAACTTCGGGTTCTGA